acctggaaccagtaacccccgaactcacccaagaccctcagggcacacaggagacctctggtgagtgtaactttgtaactatttgtaaacattacaaaaaaaaagcaagcgtgtttaatgattactttgccctggcaatcgcggccagtacatctactggaaaagtctgttaacgtgtatggggatggagcggaaatcctccagggacatctccagaaagctctcctggttgaaatggggtgattttattaaggggacattcagaggcgcccgttcctgctcttctgaccagaaatgttccccgctgttaaccacgcggtggggggaggggtgaagtgatcatcccagagaatcgtgtgtgtgtgtggggggggggggtttacttgtgtttgtgccgcatgttaaccgggaaaccgcagccactccttttacattgaaaccccattttaaatggacaacccaattcatccttgatatgggaaatgcgctgctgtttgcaacctttcccgcatgttaagaaggttaaaaaagccaaaacactgtggcctacgatggctgcctgcaagccgaaatatgcgaccttgtaatgaaagagtgtacccattgttctctaaaatgtgtcttttttaaccacctctcccttctcctccgccagctgcaaatgtttctccttcgcagaggctcgtgaacattagaaagagaaaacgtaggacgagggacgagatgttcacggagctgcagatgtccgcccaggctgatagagcacagcagaatgcgtggaggcagtcaatgacggagatgagaaaagcccaatatgaacgagaggagaggtggcgggctgaatcgcgggaagaacagagcaagtggcgggctgaagacgataggtggcgtcagcttgcagacagacggcaagaggcaatgctccgtctgctggagcatcaaactgatatgctcgagcgtatggttgagttgcaggaaaggcagcaggagcagagaccgccgctacagcccctgtgtaaccaacagccctcctccccaagttccatagcctcctcacccagacgcccaagaacacggtgggggggcctccgtccacccagtcactccaccccagatgatcgcccaagcatcagaaggctggccttcaataagagttaaagttttaaaatgcagtgtgtccttttccatccctcctcccccacccatcccaggctaccttggcaattatccccctacctctgtaaggaactaataaagaatgcatgaatgttaaaaaacaatgactttattgcctctgcaagcgggaggggagggtggggtggggtggttggtttacagggaagtagagtgaaccgggtcggtggggggggtttggagggttcatcaaggagaaacaaacagaagtttcacacagtagcctggccagtcacaaaactcgttttcaaagcttctctgatgcgcaccgcgccctgctgtgctcctctaaccgccctggtgtctggctgcgcgtaatcagcggccaggcgagttgcctcaacctcccaccccgccataaaggtctcccccttactctcacagatattgtggagcgcacagcaagtagcaataacaatggggatattcttttcgctgaggtctgagcgagtcagtaagctgcgccagcgcgcttttaaacgtccaaatgcacattccaccaccattcggcacttgctcagcctgtagttgaacaggtcctgactcctgtccaggctgcctgtgtacggcttcatgagccatggcattaaggggtaggctgggtccccaaggatcacgataggcatttcaacatccccaatggtcactttctggtccgggaagaaagtcccttcctccagctttcgaaacagagcagagttcctgaagacgcgagcatcatgtacctttcccggccatcccacgttgatgttggtgaaacgtcccttgtgatccaccagggcttgcagcagcattgaaaagtaccccttgcggtttatgtagtcggtggcttggtgctccggtgacaagatagggatatgggttccgtctatggccccgccacagtttgggaatcccatttcagcaaaaccatccactattgactgcacgttgcccagagtcactacccttgctatcaccaggtctttcattgccctggcaaattggatcacagcagcccccactgtagatttgcccactccaaattgattcccgactgaccggtagctgtctggcgttgcaagcttccacagggctatcgccactcgcttctcaactgtgagggctgctctcatcttggtatcctggcgtttcagggcaggggacagcaagtcacaaagttccatgaaagtgcccttacgcatgcgaaagtttcgcagccactgggaatcgtcccatacctgcagcacgatgcggtcccaccagtctgtgcttgtttcccgggcccagaatcggcgttccacggcatcaacctgccccagtgacaccatgatttccacattgctggtgcctgtgccttgtgagaggtctatgtccatgtcaatttcctcatcactctcgtcgccgcgctgcaatcgcctcctcgcctggtccgggtttcgccttggcatgtcctggctctgcatatactccaggacaatgcgcgtggtgttcatagtgctcataattgccgcggtgatctgagcgggctccatgatcccagtgctagctatggcgcctggtcagaaaaaaggcgcgaaagtagtatctgatggaccaggagaaggagggagggcgggagggagggagggccgagtgacgacatggcgtacaggtacaggaacagggagaaacacaaacaactgtcacacagaatggtccccccaaagattaaaatgaaaaccctgggcttagcaggccattgatttcacggaggaaggggaagcatatgaatacagaacaaatctattttttacatcttaagctggcagccgacggtgcagcatgagtgacagccataccagtacgacgatgacggttaccaatcataaaataccatcatctgccaaaaggcaaggggctgctgctgtgtagcaatgcagccccacgtctgccagccccacgtccgccagcacccagcatcgccctcggcctcttctgggtgcttagcagacaatactgggcaattggcagaaaatagtatattacgactggtagccatcatcatcgaaacagtagcatgtctgcccaggtggccatgattgacagccacaccaatacgatgacgacggataccagtcataatataccatcgcctggcaaggggctggtgcaatgcagccctacggctgccagccccatggctatcactcatgctacaccgtctaccgccaaaaggcagttagcagctgctgctgtgtagcaatgcagtcccacgtctgccagcacccagaggacatatggtgacggtgagctcagctgagctgagcgggctccatgcttgccgtgatatgttgtctgcacaggtaacccaggtaaaaaggcgcgaatctattgtctgcgttgctgtgacgaggggggaggggcctgacgacatgtacccagaaccgcccgcgacactgttttgcatcatccgggcattggaatctcaacccagaattcaaagaaaaggcgcgaaccgcttctcggctctctgagctgtggcgcaaacgtagtatctgacggactaggggaaggagggaggggggccgagtgacgacatggcgtacaggcacagggaattaaaatcaagaacggtggctgtgcatcagggagaaacacaaacaactgtcacacagaatgttccccccaaagattaaactgaaaaccctgggcttagcaggccgttgatttgacggagggagggggaagcaaatgaatacagagcaaatctattttttacatcttaagacgacggtgcagcgtgactgatagccctcggcatctttctgggtgcttggcagcaaatacggggcggcgtatgacgatggtcttcaggcctattgcacaatcggctgctcggggaagactctgctaatgtgcgatgacccgacttgtaataggacggctaatagtcgtaatacaccatttactgccaaaaggcaagccccacggctgccagcacccagatcgccgatgaaggctaccagtctactgcaccgtctaccgccaaaaggcagttagcagctgctgctgtgcagcaatgcagtcccacgtctgccgacacccagaggacatatggtgacggtgagctcagctgagcgggctccatgttgtctgcacaggtaactcaggtaacccaggtaaagaggcgcgaatctattgtctgccgttgctgtgacgggggagggaggggcctgacgacatgtacccagaaccgcccgcgacactgttttgcatcatccgggcattgggatctcaacccagaattcaaaggggcggcggagactgcgggaactgtgggatagctgtgggatagctacccatagtgcaatgctctggaagtcgacgctagccttgtactgtggacgcggtccgccgactagagcacctagagcattttattgtgtggacacacacaatcggctgtatacaaccgatttcaataaaaccggcttctataaattcgaactaatttcgtagtgtagacgtaccctcagtgcaGCTTTCACTGAGTGTTGCTGGTTTTCAGCACCATCTTTGCCAATACCGCCACCTCTTCACTCAGCTAAAATAAGACATGCTATgatgtttacattttaaacttactgtcaccgaaatatcgggtccacctagctgagagccaataacagccagacagggataaggaggagttgctttattctgcagaagaaaggacagctttgcaccttagtacaaaaactctgtcttccacacattttacagatcctttatacacattcagacaaaggtccttgcagtgttaacacttgattggtggttgtcagacccgtgcttttgctatctggtcagtgaaaaccggcttgggaccagctccaactaccttaaggccttgaagggaagacagttgaaaagttcaggctactgtgtccttaaggtgtctgcttccccataatggccgctggctgacataacgacTGCTctattaagggggggtcactagtaactttcacagtccccccttcgggcctgacaaattcaaaaattgtcaggcccgttcCGCAATTTGcaatcaagctggagggacagatactgggttttcttatggacagcagagcttttgatcatagcattacataggcatttggcacattgtatcattgtcGAAATAACAcatggaaagaaaagaaagaaaagaatccatttaacaatttttcgaaagagccccgtaaaccatgacccaaggtctggaaggaggttctcaaaactaaaggtgtgatcaagagatacagcatggaaaacaacagcagcattcttaatggcttgtaaatcctgctcaattaagccagaatgattaacatataaacaatttttttcccatgTGAGCACAAGCCCCCCCCAATTCAGCATTCATAGCATCTAACACACGTCTATTTTGCAAAGCTATTTCTGCCACCTTATCAATCTCCTGTTTCAACTTTTGGAAAGCGTCTATTGATGCATtggctatttttttttagttctgcAGAAATATTTACCACTGCTTTTTCTAGCTCGTCTACCCGCAACCCAGGAATGAGCGCATGAACAAAGGAGTGAAACCCCGTTTGCCTGACTACTAGGGGATTGTTGGCGCATTTTGCTTTAGTCCTtatgggggggtgtgtgtgaaaaactTATGGGAATAACTGCCCAGGTTGAGGATCTGGCTGGAATCCAATGTGTCGTTTACTTGGACATCTGGTAACACCCAGGCCACACCACACTGACCTTGCCAACCTGGAGGGAGAGCTTTGTAGACACTGTGGCCACAGATAAAATACAAGCCAGGGGTCTCTAAATAGAGGGTAAGGGCATTACCCGCAACTCGATGGCGCCAGGTCACCCATTCATCCCAGTCCCAGGAGTTATTCACTAGGCGGTCCTGGCACCTCCAATGGGAAACATTTAAGTCTCCTAGGGCAAGGGTATTGTTTAAAATGGCCCCACAATACGTAACCTCAAATATGTTAGCTGTGAAACTTGCAAGTGATCCCATGAACTCCGGGCATCCAGACATCCTTTCAAGGGATGTGTGGGGCAACAGAATGCCAGAGTAAATATCCATATAATACATATGTGTCTTATTTATGGGGCCTAATGGGAGGAATGAGGGAAACCACTGCCCTTGATAACGAATGCCTGTTGGTTTCACAGAAAAGGCCATGTGCAGGAGACAAGGGGGGTGGGTTGGGCATTCTCAGGGGTATTTAAAGGGTAAAGGGTTCCATTTCTGACCTCAAACCGAAGGGTTTGATCACAGGCCTCCAGGGGAAGGTAGCCCacttccctcccacttccttcaGCATTTTCCAAACAAAGGGGCAGGTTATACCCAATcccaagaacttcaaaaagagggACCCCCTTAGCTGCCCAGTAATAATGCCAAACTTCAGACCTTCTCCCATATTTGTCATATTGATATTCCCCAACCCATGCCCATTCAGTTTTCTGTACTACCTGTAAGGAGAGTACTTCAGAGAGATTTGCAGGTACAGCCCACAACCCTATTCCTTCCTCAGAGCAGGTTTTGTGACACAGCCAACAATCAGATAAGTGTCTCAACGTGGCTATTCACTGAAGAGGTTTAGTGGCTGGGTGTGGGTTAGCTTGTACAAGGGGCGGACCCAAAAGCAATAGTCACTGCAGCACCGTCTGAGAACCCATAGTTATAAAGTCTTAGGATTTTGTTTGCCGGAACAGAAGCTTTAGTCTCTCAAGAGGTTTCCAGGTATCATCTGCTTCTGGCTCTTCCGGGTCGCGGTGGGAAGAGCTGGCGATGCTCCCTCGAGGTCCGAAGTCATCTGCTTCTGGCCCCATCCTAGGGGCTAGCTTGACTCGGGTGTGGTGTATCCAAGTGTCTTGCTCTTTCACTCGAATAGCAGTGTGAAAGGTAagaaggacttggaaagggccctcCCACTGGGGTTGGAGAGGTTCGTGTTTCCACTCTTTCAcatagacccagtctcctggagCAATCCGGTGGGCAGGAACATCAGCGAGTAGGGACTGAAATTGAATTTGTAAGCGTGGCCCCAGCTGTCCTTATCTAGAGGAatacctggtctacactaggcgtttatgtcgaagttagcgccgttacatcgaattaaccctgcacccgtccacaccgcgaagctatttagttcgacatagaggtctctttaattcgacttctgtactcctccccgacgaggggagtagcgctaaattcgacatggccatgtcgaattaggctaggtgtggatggaaatcgacgctaatagctccgggagctatcccacagtgcaccactctgttgacgctctggacagcagtacgagctcggatgctctgaccagccacacaggaaaagccccgggaaaatttgaatttgaattccttttcctgtctggccagtttgaatctcatttcctgtctggacatcgtggcgagctcagcagcactggcaacgatgcagagctctccagcagtgatggctgtgcaatctcagaatagaaagagggctccagcatggactgatcgggaagtcttggatctgatcgctgtgtggggcgatgagtccgtgctttccgagctgcgctccaagaaacggaatgcaaagatctacgagaagatctctaaagacatgtcagagagaggatacagctgggatgcaacgcagtgccgcgtgaaaatcaaggagctgagacaaggctaccagaagaccaaagaggcaaatggacgctccggatcccatccccagacatcccgtttctacgaggcactgcattccatcctaggtgcggccgccaccactaccccaccactgactgtggactctgaggatgggatattgtccacggctggttcctcggacatgttagcggacggggaagatgaggaaggagatgaggaggacgaggcagtcgacagcgctcacaacgctgatttccccgacagccaggatctcttcatcacccttacagagatcccctaccaaccgtccccagccgttaccccggacacagaatctggggaaggatcagccagtaagtgttgtaaacatcta
This Chrysemys picta bellii isolate R12L10 chromosome 8, ASM1138683v2, whole genome shotgun sequence DNA region includes the following protein-coding sequences:
- the LOC135973256 gene encoding uncharacterized protein LOC135973256, which produces MESSQDRKRAPAWTEREVRDLLAIWGDEAVIAELRSSKRNGKVLEKISKAMKDRGHNRDTQQCRVKIKELRQAYHKAREANGRSGAEPQTCRYYAELHAILGGAATTTPTVCYDSLTGETHREDGSGNEEDDDGGTVGSSQQQGSGETGFPNSQDMFVTLDLEPVTPELTQDPQGTQETSAANVSPSQRLVNIRKRKRRTRDEMFTELQMSAQADRAQQNAWRQSMTEMRKAQYEREERWRAESREEQSKWRAEDDRWRQLADRRQEAMLRLLEHQTDMLERMVELQERQQEQRPPLQPLCNQQPSSPSSIASSPRRPRTRWGGLRPPSHSTPDDRPSIRRLAFNKS